The Anaerobranca gottschalkii DSM 13577 genome segment AAAACAAAGGGTTTTTATTGGACTTATATGAAAATCCCATAGGTCAATCTAGCTGCCCCTTAAAATATATTTTAATGCATAAAGGACAAGGAAAGGCAAAAGAAATAGAGGGGGGATATTTGGATGAAGAGGAACTATTTAAATATTTAAGAAAAGAAGATGAGTCTTTTAATTTTTATCACCTAAAGGGTTTTCTTTATTCTGAACCTAAGATAGGTATTGGTATATCTAAAAACTGGGGTACTTCCCAGGAAGAAATGCTCTACAGGACAGAGATGATTAGAACTAACAATCTTTCCTTTGTACTTAGAACATCCGGTCTTAAGCTACCAGAACAGGGAGTACTAAGGTTAGGAGGTGAAGGTAAGACAGCTTATTTTAAAAAAACAAGCAATATAGACACTTCTATTTTGAACCTGGACAAACAAGAAATGATGTTTAAAATTTATTTTGCTACACCAGCTATCTTTGAAAAAGGATGGCTTCCTCGCTGGATAGAAAAAGACGATGATAATTGCTACTTTGGGTCCTATAAAGGGCTTAGGATACGTTTGTTAGCTGCTGCTCTGGGTAGGTATCAGTCCATTGGGGGCTTTGATATGAAGAAGGGTAAACCAAAACCAATGTATAGGGCTGTCCCAGCAGGAAGTGTTTATTATTTCAAACTTGAAGAAGGCACCCTTGAAGATGCTGTAAAATTATTCCATGACCAAAGAGTGTCAGATTATTACCAGGAACAAGGTTTCGGATGGTCATTTGTGGGGAGGGTATAAAATAATGGAAAAAGAAACAATAATTATAACTTCGGTAGGTACGTCGATTTTAGATAAATATTTAAGATTAAAACAAAATAAAAATAATCACTTTAAAGATAAATTAAATGGTTTGAAAACAGTTCCCTTTGAAAAATTAAATGAACGTGGCTCAAAAATCAACGAAATAAAAGAAAAAATAACTGACTATTTGCAAGTAGAAATAGATGATGGAGAGTATCCTTCAGCGGAAATTAAAAGCTTGATTAAAATTAAAGAGCAGTGCAATATAAAACAAAAAATCACAGCTTATTTAATAGCTACAGATTCTATAGCATGTGTGTTGGCGGCAGAGCTGATAAAAGAATATTTTGAAAACAGAAAAGAGCACAATATAACTGTGGACTTCACTAGAGAGTATTTTAAAGAAGATTCTAAAAAAGGTAATATTGTTAAAGGGTTATTAGTAAATGATAAAGTAAGATTCGAAAATGAAGGGCTGCTAAACCTTTTAGGATGTATTTTAACAAAGCTAGAAAAAAAATCAAAAAAAAATACACTATTAAATATTACTGGTGGGTACAAAGCTCTAGTGCCCTACTTTACTGTTATAGGCCAGGTTCATTCTCTGCCTACATTCTATATATACGAAGACACAGAAGAAGTTATCCAGGTACCACAGTTGCCAATAGAATATGACTATTCAATTGTACACGAAAATCTGTTTGTCTTTGATGATATAAAACCTGAAAAAAGCATAAAGAATTTGCCCACAAAGGATAGTT includes the following:
- the cmr3 gene encoding type III-B CRISPR module-associated protein Cmr3, with the protein product MTAKPDTVTFEVEALDTLFFRDARPFTKSEENWAQTIFPPSPSVFYGALRTLFFAENVNQFNLAGNDNDPTKELKITGIYLAQGNTSFFPAPLDCIQKKFSRGQNYNQENKGFLLDLYENPIGQSSCPLKYILMHKGQGKAKEIEGGYLDEEELFKYLRKEDESFNFYHLKGFLYSEPKIGIGISKNWGTSQEEMLYRTEMIRTNNLSFVLRTSGLKLPEQGVLRLGGEGKTAYFKKTSNIDTSILNLDKQEMMFKIYFATPAIFEKGWLPRWIEKDDDNCYFGSYKGLRIRLLAAALGRYQSIGGFDMKKGKPKPMYRAVPAGSVYYFKLEEGTLEDAVKLFHDQRVSDYYQEQGFGWSFVGRV